The following are encoded together in the Pedobacter steynii genome:
- a CDS encoding potassium transporter KefB, which yields MTQTNNLTTQPIHWVSLGKRMILGALIALILITIFLLGAGEPNPAWGKLWMIKPLIIVPLAGSMGGVFNYMMDHLSDQGGWRRILTNILSLIVFIIGLWLGTVLGLNGTYWN from the coding sequence ATGACACAGACAAACAATTTAACAACACAACCAATCCATTGGGTTTCACTAGGTAAACGAATGATATTGGGCGCATTAATCGCATTAATTCTGATCACGATCTTTCTTCTTGGCGCTGGTGAGCCTAATCCGGCCTGGGGAAAATTATGGATGATCAAACCTTTGATCATTGTTCCCTTAGCCGGCTCTATGGGAGGCGTATTTAATTATATGATGGATCACCTGAGTGATCAGGGTGGCTGGAGAAGAATACTAACTAATATATTGAGTCTGATTGTATTCATCATCGGGCTATGGCTGGGGACTGTCTTGGGATTGAACGGAACATATTGGAATTAA
- a CDS encoding class I SAM-dependent methyltransferase: MNSQEKVLSCYNKVADDYAADRWDELSKKHLDQLLLKEFAAVNKDKGLCADFGCGPGQTTRFLYENGLKDIVGIDLSPAMVNAARRLSPEIKFETGDLLNIGYPSEYLGSALAFYSIVHFNTEQVRKCFGEINRVLKTGADFLFSFHAGDEIVHFDKAHDKEIDIDLYFFKTEDIIVLLNETGFNITDAIERPPREGMAYPTRRAYIWAEKK; the protein is encoded by the coding sequence ATGAATTCACAAGAGAAAGTATTAAGTTGTTACAATAAGGTAGCCGACGACTATGCGGCCGATCGTTGGGATGAACTGTCAAAAAAACATCTTGACCAGTTGTTATTGAAGGAATTTGCAGCTGTAAATAAAGACAAAGGATTATGTGCCGACTTTGGCTGTGGTCCCGGACAAACCACAAGATTTCTGTACGAAAACGGTCTAAAAGACATTGTCGGCATCGATCTCTCACCAGCAATGGTTAACGCTGCACGGAGACTTTCCCCTGAGATTAAATTTGAGACCGGGGATTTGCTAAACATCGGTTATCCATCAGAATATCTTGGAAGTGCACTTGCATTCTATTCCATAGTACATTTTAACACTGAACAGGTAAGGAAATGTTTCGGAGAAATAAACAGGGTATTGAAAACCGGGGCGGACTTTTTATTTTCTTTTCACGCTGGAGATGAAATCGTTCATTTTGACAAAGCTCATGACAAGGAAATAGATATTGACTTATACTTTTTCAAAACAGAAGATATTATAGTATTGCTTAATGAAACGGGGTTTAATATAACTGACGCTATAGAGAGGCCCCCACGGGAAGGCATGGCATACCCAACCAGAAGAGCCTATATCTGGGCCGAGAAAAAATAA
- a CDS encoding helix-turn-helix domain-containing protein, which produces MEEKNFEAHLFDVDTPLNGVLSHFYQFQTSAKAESVVKHLAPNFEMLLVFNFGPPIRISFNEESPGTATIYRTAAIGPLRKLLNYELQPGTNAIVANFTLNGFYRLFKLPMNELGAKEVFDPDILIDKTCFSELWKKINVLEDLQERIQLLSSYASQFIEPTDAASKPLLDGASYFHNPMIHPVKAIASETRLTERSIQLRFQKYAGYSPKELLRFLRFKDIVHHIMNQKDETLNLFDLIHTYGYYDQSHLIKDFRYFMGTTPQKFLNELIGKGFCIPKSDHP; this is translated from the coding sequence ATGGAAGAAAAGAATTTTGAGGCTCATCTGTTTGATGTTGATACTCCATTAAATGGTGTTTTAAGCCATTTCTATCAATTCCAGACTTCAGCCAAAGCAGAAAGCGTAGTCAAACACCTTGCCCCGAATTTTGAGATGTTACTGGTTTTCAACTTTGGTCCTCCCATTCGGATTTCCTTCAATGAGGAAAGCCCTGGAACCGCAACCATCTACCGTACCGCAGCGATAGGCCCGCTTAGAAAGTTATTGAATTATGAATTACAACCAGGAACCAATGCCATCGTTGCAAATTTTACCCTCAATGGCTTTTACAGACTTTTTAAATTACCCATGAATGAGCTCGGGGCCAAAGAAGTTTTCGATCCTGATATTCTTATTGATAAAACCTGTTTCTCAGAACTCTGGAAAAAAATAAATGTATTGGAGGATTTACAAGAAAGGATTCAACTACTCAGTTCCTATGCCTCCCAATTTATTGAACCGACAGATGCCGCCTCGAAACCCTTACTGGACGGAGCTTCATATTTTCACAATCCGATGATTCATCCGGTAAAAGCCATCGCTTCCGAAACCCGGCTGACAGAACGAAGTATCCAGCTCCGCTTTCAAAAATATGCTGGCTATTCGCCTAAAGAATTACTCCGGTTTTTAAGGTTCAAAGATATAGTTCATCATATCATGAATCAAAAGGATGAAACATTGAATTTATTCGACCTTATTCATACTTACGGCTATTACGATCAGAGCCATCTCATCAAAGATTTTAGATATTTTATGGGCACTACACCACAGAAATTTTTAAATGAACTTATCGGAAAAGGGTTTTGCATTCCTAAAAGTGATCATCCGTAA
- a CDS encoding chemotaxis protein CheB gives MSTTKPHHIIAIGASAGGLEEINSFFDHTPSDAVSYIIIQHLSADFKSRMVELLARHSKLEVKQAEEGMAVECNKVYLIPNDQMMTIYKDTLYLTPKEKENTPHLTIDIFFSSLAANSQERAIGIILSGLGSDGTEGIKAIKNIGGMVIARNPETTAYGSMPSKAIATGMVDFILEPELMPNVIEDYIKHGADLLYDSQEDKKNIIAIVDLIKENSLLDFSEYKQTTIIRRTKRRAAFSNFNSLDGYLDFLKTSPEELEALSKEFLISVTSFFRDKGAFEYIKSKVLPGILEKLVPGEELKIWIAGCATGEEVYSMAILIAELLTGKFADTAVKIFATDIDSSALVHAGKGIYSQGILKDVSPDRLEKYFTEDRNSYRVKSEIRKMVIFAQHDLVKNPPYCNMHFISCRNLLIYMTPILQKKIFTMLLFGLKVDGYLFLGSSENPIPIIKNLEVVDKKWKIYKNLETKRTVRFDTFSLPELLDTKRAPYLLSREEGSKNTNHTLAEAVNKKLTEELDYLIICIDESNHVIKTYGDTTKYLLQKNFNSNLEELLPKTLAVALNTLKAKSLKNNKKATVNGMKIKHGESSVSVSLSVSPLLVKKDEQLLFMVTFSEDKLKNSSSQNDVAFDEKLYLNQYIMNIEDELKELKNKLHSAYEQLDASNENMQSFNEELLSANEEMQSTNEEMQSVNEELDTINSNYQIKNKELLEINDDLNNYFRSNINGQLFIDNELLLMKFSPGTVKQINLLESDIGRPISNISTNIKFETIIDDIRQVLIEGSIITKEIETNNGKWYQIMTMPYIQSDNKSNGAIITFNDITELKRTQHELDKKNKSLLRINADLDNFANTASHDLLAPLGNIEVSISMMNRKVTDPDLSKFLTIINSSVKKFRALIDDIAIIAKLESDMITMELVDIEEIVDNIEWSLDDKIKSSGAVITRDLKVPHILFSKKNLRSILYNLISNAIKFKGNQSPAITIRTFKEDDTIMLSVEDNGLGMSKEDLARIFDMYGRLHQDIEGRGIGLYLAKKIVDATSGNIHVESEQGKGSKFTISFKAEPEYITPAPLSLQ, from the coding sequence ATGTCTACAACAAAACCTCACCATATTATTGCAATTGGTGCATCCGCCGGTGGCCTGGAGGAAATTAATTCGTTTTTCGATCACACTCCTTCCGATGCTGTATCCTATATCATTATACAGCACCTATCTGCAGATTTTAAGAGCAGGATGGTAGAGTTACTCGCCAGACATAGTAAGCTTGAAGTAAAACAAGCCGAAGAAGGAATGGCTGTGGAGTGTAATAAGGTATATCTGATTCCCAATGATCAGATGATGACCATCTATAAAGACACGTTATATTTAACACCTAAAGAAAAGGAGAATACTCCCCATTTAACGATTGACATATTTTTTAGTTCACTGGCAGCTAACAGTCAGGAGCGTGCAATTGGGATCATTCTTTCCGGTCTTGGGAGTGATGGCACTGAGGGAATTAAAGCCATAAAGAATATTGGTGGAATGGTGATTGCCAGGAACCCGGAGACTACAGCCTATGGCAGTATGCCTTCCAAAGCAATCGCTACAGGAATGGTAGATTTCATTCTGGAACCTGAACTCATGCCCAATGTAATTGAAGATTATATCAAACATGGAGCGGACTTGCTATATGATAGTCAGGAAGACAAGAAGAATATCATTGCCATTGTTGACTTAATCAAGGAAAATTCACTTCTTGATTTTTCAGAATACAAGCAAACCACCATTATCAGAAGAACAAAAAGAAGAGCTGCTTTTAGTAATTTCAATTCGCTTGACGGTTATCTTGATTTTCTAAAAACGAGCCCGGAGGAATTAGAGGCGCTTTCGAAAGAGTTTCTTATCAGCGTCACCTCTTTTTTTAGAGATAAGGGGGCTTTCGAATATATTAAAAGCAAAGTATTACCAGGAATATTAGAAAAACTCGTTCCCGGAGAAGAGTTAAAAATATGGATTGCGGGTTGTGCTACCGGAGAAGAAGTATACTCAATGGCTATTCTTATTGCTGAATTACTGACCGGAAAATTTGCTGATACGGCGGTCAAAATATTTGCTACAGATATTGACAGTTCAGCATTGGTTCATGCAGGTAAAGGAATCTATAGCCAGGGCATTCTGAAAGATGTATCTCCTGACCGACTGGAAAAGTATTTTACAGAAGACAGAAACAGTTATCGGGTAAAATCAGAGATCCGGAAGATGGTCATTTTTGCCCAGCATGACCTCGTCAAAAACCCACCCTATTGCAATATGCATTTCATCAGTTGCCGCAATTTACTGATATACATGACCCCCATCCTGCAAAAAAAGATCTTTACCATGCTGCTCTTCGGGCTGAAAGTAGACGGATACTTATTTCTTGGTTCCAGTGAAAATCCGATTCCTATCATTAAAAACCTAGAAGTGGTTGACAAAAAATGGAAGATTTATAAAAACCTGGAAACAAAAAGAACTGTTCGTTTTGATACCTTCTCCCTTCCCGAATTATTAGATACCAAACGGGCTCCTTATCTCCTTTCCAGGGAGGAAGGATCTAAAAACACCAATCATACTTTAGCCGAAGCGGTTAACAAAAAACTCACCGAAGAACTGGATTACCTGATTATATGCATTGATGAAAGTAACCATGTTATAAAGACTTATGGCGACACCACTAAATATCTGCTTCAAAAGAATTTTAACTCAAACCTGGAAGAACTTTTACCAAAAACGCTTGCGGTCGCACTCAATACCTTAAAAGCCAAAAGCCTCAAGAATAATAAAAAGGCGACGGTTAATGGGATGAAAATAAAACATGGAGAATCTTCTGTGAGTGTCAGTCTGTCTGTTAGTCCCCTACTGGTCAAAAAAGACGAGCAGTTGTTATTTATGGTGACTTTTAGCGAGGACAAATTGAAAAACAGCTCTTCACAGAATGACGTTGCATTTGATGAAAAGCTATACCTCAACCAGTATATCATGAACATCGAAGATGAATTAAAAGAACTTAAGAACAAGCTTCATTCCGCATATGAGCAGCTTGATGCTTCCAATGAAAATATGCAATCCTTTAATGAAGAGTTACTTTCCGCAAATGAAGAAATGCAAAGTACCAATGAGGAAATGCAATCTGTAAATGAAGAGCTGGACACAATTAACTCCAACTATCAAATTAAAAACAAAGAGCTACTGGAAATTAATGACGACCTGAATAACTATTTCAGAAGCAACATTAACGGGCAGTTGTTTATCGACAATGAACTGTTACTCATGAAGTTTTCGCCAGGTACGGTAAAACAAATCAATTTATTAGAGAGCGATATTGGAAGGCCAATCAGTAATATTTCAACAAATATCAAATTTGAAACGATTATAGATGACATCAGACAGGTACTCATAGAAGGGAGCATCATTACCAAAGAAATTGAAACCAATAACGGTAAATGGTATCAGATCATGACTATGCCTTATATACAATCTGACAACAAGAGTAATGGCGCCATCATTACCTTTAATGATATCACTGAATTGAAAAGAACTCAGCATGAACTGGATAAGAAAAATAAGAGCCTCCTACGCATCAATGCAGATCTTGACAACTTTGCAAATACCGCTTCACATGATCTCTTAGCTCCATTGGGCAACATAGAAGTCAGTATTAGCATGATGAACAGAAAGGTCACAGATCCTGATCTTAGTAAATTTTTAACGATCATTAATTCCTCTGTTAAAAAGTTCCGCGCACTTATCGATGATATTGCCATTATAGCTAAACTGGAAAGTGATATGATCACAATGGAGCTGGTTGATATCGAGGAAATCGTAGACAATATCGAATGGAGTCTGGATGATAAAATAAAATCATCAGGAGCGGTCATCACCAGAGATCTAAAGGTGCCCCATATCTTATTTTCAAAAAAAAACCTAAGGAGTATCTTATATAATTTGATTTCCAATGCGATTAAATTCAAGGGAAATCAATCTCCGGCAATCACAATCCGAACCTTCAAAGAGGACGATACGATCATGTTATCTGTTGAAGATAATGGCCTTGGAATGTCCAAAGAAGATTTGGCACGCATTTTTGATATGTATGGAAGACTCCATCAGGACATCGAGGGTCGGGGTATCGGCCTGTATCTTGCTAAAAAGATAGTAGACGCCACCAGTGGCAACATCCATGTGGAAAGCGAACAGGGAAAGGGAAGTAAATTTACCATCAGTTTTAAAGCAGAGCCGGAATATATAACACCCGCTCCTCTCTCCCTACAATAA
- a CDS encoding AraC family transcriptional regulator yields MYTKGKKQPFDLFLLETDTWKNPSTPHVFELVYLISGMGKVLINGNTHDYYEGKIFLLSPEDKYTFKLQSRTNFLFIRFNDLSFSQFKNEVEELEFCDWTKKAQYLFNNLHAKAGCVYRNSEDEQFGKALLSAIIREYQQKEAGYLLVIRQSVSTLVNILARNISLTEPPKLRKKTPKNDIIQIVAYLQQHIAEPEYLRIKAIAAHFHFSPNYLGELFRERTGESIQDYVINYRLKLVETRLAHSNMRISEIAEELNFTDESYLSRLFKKHRGITPGAYRKQLIK; encoded by the coding sequence ATGTATACTAAAGGTAAAAAGCAGCCTTTTGATCTGTTTTTGCTGGAAACAGATACCTGGAAGAACCCGTCAACACCTCATGTATTTGAGTTGGTTTACCTGATATCCGGAATGGGAAAGGTCCTGATTAACGGCAATACACATGACTATTATGAAGGAAAGATATTCCTGCTCAGCCCGGAAGATAAATACACATTTAAGTTGCAATCCAGGACGAACTTTCTGTTCATCCGTTTCAACGATTTATCTTTCTCTCAATTTAAAAATGAGGTAGAAGAACTGGAATTCTGTGATTGGACAAAAAAGGCACAATACCTCTTTAATAATCTCCATGCCAAAGCGGGCTGTGTATACCGCAATTCTGAAGATGAACAATTTGGAAAGGCACTGCTATCGGCAATTATCCGGGAATACCAGCAGAAAGAAGCGGGTTACCTTTTGGTTATCCGTCAGTCTGTTTCTACTTTGGTTAATATTCTTGCCCGTAACATCTCCTTAACAGAGCCTCCTAAACTGCGAAAGAAAACACCTAAAAACGACATCATCCAAATTGTTGCTTATTTACAACAACACATTGCTGAACCAGAGTATCTCCGGATTAAGGCAATTGCAGCTCATTTTCATTTTTCCCCGAACTACCTTGGGGAGCTTTTCAGGGAACGTACCGGAGAGAGTATTCAGGATTACGTCATCAACTACAGATTGAAGCTCGTTGAAACCAGACTTGCCCATAGCAATATGCGCATTAGTGAAATTGCCGAAGAATTAAATTTCACCGATGAAAGCTATTTATCACGGTTGTTTAAAAAGCACAGAGGCATTACCCCTGGGGCTTATAGAAAACAGCTAATCAAGTAG
- a CDS encoding MFS transporter yields MQESNVTIPYPARWQALAVLLMGAFLSPLDFFIVNVALPAMQQGLHANSAELQFIVTGYGAAYAVFVVTGGRLGDIYGRKRIFITGMCLFTLTSAACAIATNAEVLIAARILQGLAAAMLAPQVLSSIRVIFPATEQPKAMGLFGATFGLASIAGQLCGGMLLEWQPFGLTWETVFLINIPIGLVAIVLALIFIPENRPEKRPKLDIPGVILISITLFLFIYPLIKGREAGWPLWVFICMAMSAPFGLWFIRTEKRITAEGKDPLIYLKLFKDKKFVAGLTVIFLFNNTASFFMIYPVYLQSGFHWTVLEAGLAVLPYAAGFFIGPLLSAVLSRSYKDHVLTIGLSLLTIGFVLSAVVLWYYPLPGGLLYGALLCAGVGHGIVMPVVVRLVLADTPIATAGLAAGIVSTAIQLGSALGVAIIGTLFFSILPLAGSYTNAFMIAILVLGSLELLALYYGIKLKNSKY; encoded by the coding sequence ATGCAAGAAAGCAATGTGACTATACCCTATCCCGCCAGATGGCAGGCTTTAGCAGTATTATTAATGGGTGCATTCTTATCACCATTGGATTTCTTTATTGTGAATGTAGCACTGCCGGCTATGCAACAAGGTTTACATGCGAATAGTGCAGAGCTTCAGTTTATTGTTACCGGTTATGGAGCTGCTTATGCCGTATTTGTGGTAACAGGAGGAAGATTGGGCGATATCTATGGCAGAAAACGCATCTTTATCACTGGAATGTGTCTCTTCACTTTGACTTCTGCAGCCTGCGCAATCGCAACTAATGCAGAAGTGTTGATTGCGGCCCGTATCTTACAGGGACTGGCAGCAGCGATGCTGGCGCCGCAAGTACTCTCTTCTATCAGAGTGATCTTTCCAGCCACAGAACAACCAAAGGCGATGGGTTTATTCGGAGCGACCTTCGGACTGGCTTCTATTGCCGGACAACTTTGTGGGGGAATGCTATTGGAGTGGCAGCCGTTTGGCCTAACCTGGGAGACCGTATTTCTCATTAATATTCCCATAGGGCTTGTTGCAATTGTGCTGGCTCTGATCTTTATTCCGGAAAATCGACCGGAGAAAAGACCGAAGCTGGACATTCCAGGTGTGATCCTCATCTCCATCACCTTATTCTTGTTTATCTACCCGCTAATTAAAGGAAGGGAAGCCGGATGGCCACTCTGGGTATTCATTTGTATGGCCATGTCTGCGCCTTTTGGCCTTTGGTTTATCCGTACAGAGAAACGCATCACTGCTGAAGGCAAAGATCCCCTGATTTATCTGAAGTTATTTAAGGATAAGAAATTTGTCGCCGGCCTGACTGTTATTTTTCTTTTTAACAATACAGCCTCTTTTTTTATGATTTATCCGGTTTATTTGCAAAGTGGTTTTCATTGGACGGTATTGGAGGCAGGTCTGGCCGTATTACCTTATGCCGCGGGATTTTTTATTGGCCCGTTATTGTCGGCAGTATTATCCAGAAGCTATAAAGATCATGTTTTGACAATTGGATTGAGTTTGTTAACTATTGGATTTGTCCTGTCGGCAGTAGTATTGTGGTATTATCCCTTACCGGGTGGGCTTTTATATGGAGCTTTGCTATGTGCCGGAGTGGGACACGGTATTGTAATGCCGGTGGTGGTGAGGCTGGTACTGGCAGATACACCTATTGCCACCGCTGGCCTGGCTGCGGGAATTGTGAGTACTGCTATTCAGCTGGGAAGCGCGCTGGGAGTGGCGATAATCGGAACGCTATTTTTTAGCATTCTCCCTCTTGCCGGCAGTTACACCAATGCATTTATGATTGCCATCCTGGTATTGGGATCGCTTGAATTGCTTGCGTTATATTATGGTATAAAATTAAAGAACAGTAAATATTAA
- a CDS encoding nuclear transport factor 2 family protein: MKNEAKRVVTEFLTAVQNGDNEKLAALLHPAVIWIQPGENQISGIKNSNAEVFQMVGKMFELSANTLRLTDITSIGANGSKASCVLRWTASQPNGNTMEVDNIDVYTVENGQIIKAEIFSADLEKENQFWA; this comes from the coding sequence ATGAAAAACGAAGCAAAAAGAGTAGTTACAGAATTCTTAACAGCAGTACAAAACGGAGATAATGAAAAACTGGCAGCCCTGTTACATCCTGCAGTAATCTGGATCCAACCTGGTGAAAATCAAATATCAGGTATAAAAAATTCAAATGCTGAGGTGTTCCAGATGGTCGGAAAAATGTTTGAACTTTCTGCCAATACCTTACGCTTAACAGACATCACGTCTATCGGTGCAAACGGTAGTAAAGCATCTTGTGTGTTACGCTGGACTGCCAGTCAGCCAAACGGGAATACCATGGAAGTAGATAATATTGATGTTTATACAGTTGAAAACGGGCAGATTATTAAAGCAGAAATTTTTTCTGCAGACCTGGAAAAAGAAAATCAGTTTTGGGCCTGA
- a CDS encoding AraC family transcriptional regulator, whose product MEDQVKKLVMGILAYAVQRDISPEVLCRLSNITIDELKSGQEPLSDRQVNEVWLNAVHLSKDDLFGLHFGESLQLSALGIVGEIIKTSDTVGEAISIAASLTPLITSAFRLELLHDENTFTLLFVPQVENWQQSPALLQTLDFLMVFVVHELDGLLLKKVRPVSVKYARSIPVTDEYERVMRCAPVFDSTDNAVTFDRSYWNEPILSANFELQRMLVEKVQPFTGIISSTPDLRTRIYNYLMSNAYLGIISQDQIASNFNISTRTLQRKLKEEGVSFQQLADEARKSLAITYLKSGSYPMKQISYMLGYNEITAFIRTFKRWTGTTPSVYQKNDRVEYMS is encoded by the coding sequence ATGGAAGATCAGGTAAAGAAATTGGTGATGGGCATTTTGGCCTATGCCGTGCAACGGGATATTTCGCCCGAAGTATTGTGTCGCTTGTCTAATATCACTATTGATGAATTGAAAAGCGGGCAAGAGCCCTTGTCCGACAGACAGGTTAATGAGGTCTGGCTAAATGCGGTACATTTAAGTAAGGATGATCTCTTTGGTTTGCATTTTGGAGAATCCCTGCAATTGTCTGCATTGGGGATCGTAGGAGAAATCATAAAAACAAGTGATACGGTAGGTGAAGCCATAAGCATCGCTGCATCACTCACCCCTTTAATCACCAGTGCTTTTCGTCTGGAATTGCTGCATGATGAAAACACTTTTACCTTACTGTTTGTACCTCAGGTAGAGAACTGGCAGCAAAGTCCGGCATTATTACAGACATTGGATTTTTTAATGGTATTTGTAGTCCATGAACTGGATGGGCTTCTGCTAAAGAAGGTAAGACCAGTTTCTGTTAAATATGCCCGGTCCATACCTGTTACAGATGAGTATGAGCGTGTGATGCGCTGTGCACCTGTGTTTGACAGTACCGACAATGCCGTTACTTTTGACCGCTCTTATTGGAATGAACCGATACTCAGCGCCAATTTTGAATTGCAGAGAATGCTGGTAGAAAAGGTACAGCCATTTACAGGAATAATCAGTAGTACTCCTGATTTACGGACCAGAATCTACAATTACCTGATGAGTAATGCTTACCTGGGAATTATTTCTCAGGACCAGATCGCTTCCAACTTTAATATCAGTACACGCACCTTACAACGAAAATTAAAGGAGGAGGGGGTTAGCTTCCAGCAACTGGCAGATGAGGCACGTAAATCTCTTGCAATCACCTACCTGAAATCAGGAAGCTATCCTATGAAGCAGATTTCCTATATGCTTGGGTATAATGAAATTACTGCTTTCATCCGAACCTTTAAAAGGTGGACAGGTACTACTCCTTCTGTTTACCAAAAGAACGATAGGGTGGAGTATATGTCCTGA
- a CDS encoding regulatory protein RecX, whose protein sequence is MEPSEKRTIKLDKKTALFKAEHYCAYQERAQQEVRDKLYEFGLHSDEVEELISELISTNFLNEERFAQAYVSGKFSIKKWGKIKIKQALKLKKVPEKMILKALNKIDYDDYLKTILISAEKKSAQITEKDPYKRRNKLITHLMSKGFENNLIMEVLKSNNLY, encoded by the coding sequence TTGGAACCCTCAGAGAAAAGAACAATAAAACTAGATAAGAAGACTGCTTTATTTAAAGCCGAGCATTATTGTGCCTATCAGGAACGTGCACAGCAGGAAGTCCGGGACAAGCTATATGAGTTTGGCTTACACAGTGATGAAGTAGAAGAATTGATCTCGGAACTGATCAGCACCAACTTTTTGAATGAAGAAAGATTTGCACAGGCTTATGTTTCAGGAAAGTTTAGTATAAAAAAATGGGGCAAAATAAAAATCAAGCAGGCACTAAAGCTTAAAAAAGTTCCTGAAAAGATGATTTTAAAAGCATTAAATAAGATCGATTATGATGATTATTTGAAGACCATTCTCATTTCTGCGGAGAAAAAGTCGGCACAGATCACAGAAAAAGATCCTTATAAAAGGCGGAATAAGCTCATCACACACCTGATGAGCAAAGGATTTGAAAATAATTTGATCATGGAAGTATTGAAGTCCAACAACTTATACTAA